The Caulobacter sp. FWC2 region GGTGGCCCGGAGGGCCGGAGGGGGCCAACGCGGCCGATATCCAGCTCGCCCCCTCCGTCGGCTCCGCCGACACCTCCCCCGTTTCACGGTGGAGGATCTACAGCACTGAGCAATTCGTGATCTGGCTGAACGCCTCCAGGGCCGCCGTGCCGACCACCGACGTGCCGAAGCGGTCCAGCTCCGGCGACCACACCGCCACGGTCGCCTTGCCCGGGATTACCGCGACGATGCCGCCGCCCACCCCGCTCTTGGCCGGCAGGCCGACGCGATAGGCGAAGTTGCCGACGCTGTCATAGATGCCGCAGGTCAGCAGCAGGGAATTGAGCCGCCGGGTCAGCCGCTCGGGAAACACCGTCTCCTGGGCCACCGGCGAGAAGCCACCGGCCGCCAGGGGCAGGAAGGCCCGCGCCAGCTGGCGGCAGCTCATGGTCAGGGCGCACTGGCGGCAATAGGCGGCCACCACGCCCTCGGGCTCGTGGGTCAAGGTGCCCTTTCCGCGCATCAGGCTGGCGATGGCCCGGTTCTGCCAGGCGTTGGCCAGTTCGGACGCCGCCACCGTCGGATCGATCTCCAGCCGCTCGTCGCAAAGGAAGCCGGCGAAGTCGCGGACCAGGGCCGCCGGGTCGCGGGTGACGTCCATCAGCACGTCGGTGATCGCCAGGGCGCCCGCATTGATGAACGGGTTGCGCGGCACCCCGCCCTCGGCTTCCAGCAGGGAGAGGTGGTTGAACGGCGTGCCCGACGGCTCCTTGCCGACCCGGGTCCAGGTCTCGTCGCCCAGGCGGTTGAGCGCCAGGCCCAGGGCGAAGACCTTGGTGATGCTCTGGACCGAGAAACCCTCGTCGGCGTCGCCGATCACGTGCTCGCCGCCGTCGACCGTGCGCACGGCCATGCCGAACTTGCTGCCCGGCACATTGGCCAGTTCCGGGATGTAGTCGGCCGGCCGGCCCTTGCCGAAGTGAGGCTTCACCAGCACCGCCACCTCGGCCAGCACATCGGGGATCGAGAGCGCCTTCATGTCGACGCGCCGGCTCTAGGCGAAGGCCGCGAAATAGCGGTTGATCAGCGCCTCGTAGGCGCCCGCCAGCTGGCGGATCTCCTCGACCGGGACCCGCTCGTCGACCTGGTGCATGGTCGAGCCGACCAGGCCGAACTCGACCACCGGGCACAGGGCGCGGATGAAGCGGGCGTCGCTGGTGCCGCCGGTGGTCGACAGTTCCGGCACGCGGCCCGTGGCGTCGCCGACGGCGGCCACGATCACGTCGGTGAAGGCGCCCGGCTCGGTCAGGAAGGCCTCGCCGCTGATCTTGCACAGCGCCTCGACGCGGCCGGAGAAGCCCTCGGCCGCCTCGCGGCACTCGGCCTCGATCCAGGCGGCCAGGTCCTTGCCCTTGTGGGC contains the following coding sequences:
- a CDS encoding glutaminase, yielding MKALSIPDVLAEVAVLVKPHFGKGRPADYIPELANVPGSKFGMAVRTVDGGEHVIGDADEGFSVQSITKVFALGLALNRLGDETWTRVGKEPSGTPFNHLSLLEAEGGVPRNPFINAGALAITDVLMDVTRDPAALVRDFAGFLCDERLEIDPTVAASELANAWQNRAIASLMRGKGTLTHEPEGVVAAYCRQCALTMSCRQLARAFLPLAAGGFSPVAQETVFPERLTRRLNSLLLTCGIYDSVGNFAYRVGLPAKSGVGGGIVAVIPGKATVAVWSPELDRFGTSVVGTAALEAFSQITNCSVL